From the Lactuca sativa cultivar Salinas chromosome 9, Lsat_Salinas_v11, whole genome shotgun sequence genome, the window accttacgacgcgcgtgttaatgacacgcaatgcgtatcaagaaagcccctgtcaagaaaggccatgtcataaatgaagatgacacacatttttgcgtatcgtaattttaaatgtttaaaaaaatatttttttatagatttactaattttcaaattaaatttgcatttaatgcatcataatagaaaataaaatatcatatacaaaaaatatgatccatttcataaaatttaatgtcatacaaaaatagaatccattgcataatattttattacaaatttgacaTTTTTTTGTTTCCGTACTTTGACAATTTGTGCTGCTGCTGATTCCGGAGCCAATCCGCGACTGCATTCCAGAGCTGATTCAGTGGAAAGAGTATCCCAGACTCCATCACTTGAAATTACAAGCCGCCCACAAGCAGAAGATAGCTGAAGatcatgaataaataaaatttgttaATAAAAAGAGGAATAAATTGAGTTTAATTACTAAACACCAACATTCAAACCAATTAATGAAAGTTAAAGCATCTAAATAATATAGCATGGGATGCAAATATATCATGCATCGTACAAACAATGAAGATTTTTAGTTTCTGGAAGATTATTGACATCATTGGGATTAAGAGTTTTCTTTGCTTATTCGTTGCACCTCATATGTTTCCATCACATTTGAAGGATTATAATGCTACATAGCTCTATTAAAGATGCTACAATATCTCTCTATTGTTATGCATGAAATCAAGACATATGATCTTCTAATACTAGAAAACAAGAGCTATTCGGAATAATAAAGCTACATACCTGAGTTTGCAAGAGGTATCGCAAGGTGCTGCCGACTCAAAACCAAGCAGCCTTAGGCACTTATCAAGGACTGAACTGAGGATGCACATCTGAtagaaaaaagataaaaatataatTACAAGGATTAATAAAAGCTATTCGGAAGCCAACAATGAGAaccaaatttatttaaaaaaaaggagatagagaaagagagagaccaCTTGCATCTAGCCTCTAAAAATGTGCTTTGTGTGACCATCACCCGGATCAGCACCAATCTGGATCTTTTGATCTGAGGCTCTGTTATGTGTCTCGCTTAAGACATCCAGATAATCTGAATGCTTCTTCTCAGTTTGAAACTGCAATAATTGAGATACATTTCATTTAGAGGGGATAGATAAAGAAAATATGAATGACCATCAATTTATCAGTAATCAAAGGGGACGGTTCTCTTCAGCAGAAAGATAGAGCCTTTGATAGATCCTAGTGAATCAGTTACTAAGGAATGTGACATGTAGATTGGATTGGTAAACCAAAAGGTAACAGTGTCACTGCAGGGTTTTGCATTTTCTTGAGACTCAAAAGGGCAGTGATGTCTTATTCTAGGTTGattgttaaaaaaattaatatggaaTACCTAATATGGAAACAGTAAAAAAATTAATAGTAAAAAAGTGGACTCTTATTCTACTAGGTTGATTGTTAAAAAAGTATATACGTCTCCAGGGGTATCAAGAAGTGGCTGCTAATTGGTGGAGCCAACAATTGGCTCGGGAATATGATCTTCTAGGTAAGCATACCTACACAAAagttaaattactttttagcccttATGGTTAATTGATAACACACACAGATGCAGGATGAAATAAAGAGAaggaataacataccttttttcAAATACAACAAGTGTAGAAGATTCATAACTCTCAAAGTGATGCTTTGAGTTAGGAGGTAGGTAAGCAAACGAGTCTACCTACAGTTCAATGACAAATATTaacttgtcattttcattctacatttaaaattaattcttattaggaCATTCTACTTTTAAACCTACCAATCTAGCAATTTTTTCAaagaatataatttataatttttttgtggaaagtacattgttatttcttgaatACAAGATGTTACAAAACTTACCTTTGCAGCCATACATGAATCAATTATTTTCTTAGCTTCAGAAAGAACGTGAAACAAAAAGCTTATGTTCCATATTAattctaaaagaaaaaaaggCTTTGATTATTTGAAGGGAAAAATGCATACATCAATGAGGCCCACACACCCTGCGTATGCAATAAAATGGAATGTTAGGACTTAGGACAGGACCAAACTTTtactttcccaaaatacccttttcacTAACCTTGGTCATCATTTCAGCTAGCTGCCTCACTGTAACTTCATTATTGGGGTTTCCAACATTGAAGATATGACCATTAGCTCTAGCAGGATTCTCCTGTGAAGAAAATAGTCAAGAATGAGATTCATCTTTGATTGAAATTAAGAGTGTTGTAATAACTAATAAGTAACATACAATCATCAAAAGAACAGCTTCAATGGCATCCTTGATATAGACAAAGGTCCTTTGAGATTCACCACCATCAACTAGCTTCAAAGGCTCACGTCTGAGAAGATTCTGTGAAACAAAAGAATCCATTTTTTAAGTCCAGATAACGATTAAATTGAGTAATTAAATAGATAAAATTCAGTGATATGGTGAAACATACATTGCTAAAGCAAGCAAGAACCCTGGGAACACCTTCACTGGGACCATCAATCCCTGGAATGAAATCCATCCTAGGGCCCATCCAGTTGAAAGGTCTAACAATGGTGAATTCAAGGCCATTTTCAGCACCCTCAGCTGCAAAGAAAGCCAAAGTCATGAGAGGAGAATTCCATGGTGATTGGTGAATTCAATCATTTAATGAGAGATGAGAAAAAGAATGTGTTTATACCATAGATTAGCCTCTCGATCAATTGTTTTGCGCATGCATAAGACCACCTTTGTTTCTcaattgggccaaaaatgcaaGGGGATGTATCTTCTTTAAGGATATAGTAAGCAGGATCCTGTAAATTGTTATGATCAAAGAAAAAAAAGGAGTTAATAAGTAAGTATTGATTAAATAATGCAGATACCTACTTTAAATCTGAATTCTTACCTGTCGCAAGGGGCTATCTTGGGGAAGATAGCTACCAATGGTTTTCCCGTATACTTCACAAGTGGAGAAGTGAATGAGCCGCTTGTTATTCTCTGAACAGTACTTAACCTAAAGGATGAAGATAAGATTGACGATTTATAAATCATAGAATTGGTTGAAATTATCGAGCATCAGAAACAGTAGAAGAGTTTATAATATAGAAGAAATGAAAAATATGTCGAATCAACGATACAGAAACGTGAATCATACCACAGGGAGAGCGTCCAGATCTACCCTCGCCGACGATGCCGCCATGCTAAATCTCCGGGGATGAGTAGCTTTCTGCTAGATTTTCTCTCGATGGACTGTATATGATCGGATATGGCGTCGTCGGTGATGGAGGAAGGTATTTAAAGCAGTGAGAAAAAAGAGGGAGAAAGATTTACACAGGAGTAGTTCTTCTTCCTTGACGATTTAACCGGAGGAGGAGCAGGATCATAAATCGACAATCTCTGTGCTTCTATAACCTTCCTACGCTTCTCCGATTTCTTCTCAATAGCAGTGAAGACATTATCATTACCAGCGACAACGGATCCGTTTGGAAGCGCCTTCGGTTGAGGCACCTGCTGCGGCTGATTCTTCCTGTTCTTCTTAGCGTAAGTAACCCTCTGCCATccttgattgttgttgttgtcttCAGAAATATTGTTGGATTTGAACTCCATTTCGGGAATTGGATTAGAGAAGAAGATAGGGATAGATTCGGAGAAAGGGAGAGATGATCAGAGCGCTGATTTGGTAtttgattgagagagagagagagagagagagagagagataagaacgattgaaagaaggtagaggagagcatggcggggtttttaattttttcagaatttcatttccccctttcccccagaacgcgcgttccattaaaaaatataaagcgacatccttagacgacgcgcattttattataggtgccctccgtgttttttttagacactaatttaagggcgcgcaataatgcgtgtcttctatccttaaatttttttgaagagatgacatttttctaatgtcactctcctttgcgtaacatagatcaatgagcgtcgtattttgcgcgtcgtaaaaggccttttttcttgtagtgcccgGACCAGCAATTGGC encodes:
- the LOC111887799 gene encoding UDP-D-apiose/UDP-D-xylose synthase 2; translation: MAASSARVDLDALPVVKYCSENNKRLIHFSTCEVYGKTIGSYLPQDSPLRQDPAYYILKEDTSPCIFGPIEKQRWSYACAKQLIERLIYAEGAENGLEFTIVRPFNWMGPRMDFIPGIDGPSEGVPRVLACFSNNLLRREPLKLVDGGESQRTFVYIKDAIEAVLLMIENPARANGHIFNVGNPNNEVTVRQLAEMMTKVSEKGILGK